In a single window of the Serratia quinivorans genome:
- the dmlR_30 gene encoding D-malate degradation protein R: MLKENFNDLISFLMVARERSFTKAAAKLGVSQSALSHAIRGLEERLELRLLTRTTRSVAPTEAGERLLNSIGPRFAEIESELDALSEMRARPAGNIRITAGEHAVDSVLWPVLKTFLADYPDINVEITLDNTLTDIVSGRFDAGIRLGEQVAKDMVAVRIAADMRLIPIASPAYFEQYGTPTTPQELQNHRCINMRLPTMGGLYAWEFEKDGREIKVRVDGQLTFNSLRQRIDAARLGFGIAFVPQDSVTDELADGRLVQVLDEWCPRFPGYHLYYPSRRQHTTAFALFVEALRYPRQA; this comes from the coding sequence ATGTTAAAAGAGAACTTTAACGATTTAATTTCGTTTCTGATGGTCGCCCGCGAGCGTAGCTTCACCAAAGCGGCGGCGAAACTTGGCGTTTCCCAATCGGCCTTGAGTCATGCCATCAGGGGGCTGGAAGAACGGCTGGAACTGCGTTTATTGACCCGAACCACCCGCAGCGTGGCTCCTACCGAAGCCGGTGAGAGACTGCTCAACAGCATCGGTCCGCGTTTTGCCGAGATTGAAAGTGAACTGGATGCCCTGAGTGAAATGCGGGCACGTCCGGCGGGCAACATCCGCATCACCGCCGGCGAACATGCCGTCGACTCGGTGCTGTGGCCGGTGTTGAAGACATTTCTGGCGGACTACCCGGATATCAATGTCGAGATCACCTTGGATAACACCCTGACCGATATCGTCAGCGGCCGTTTTGATGCCGGAATTCGTCTGGGTGAACAGGTCGCCAAGGATATGGTTGCGGTGCGTATCGCAGCGGATATGCGCCTGATCCCCATCGCCTCCCCCGCTTATTTTGAACAATACGGCACGCCAACCACCCCACAGGAACTGCAAAACCATCGTTGCATCAACATGCGCTTACCCACCATGGGCGGTCTCTACGCCTGGGAATTTGAAAAAGACGGGCGCGAAATTAAGGTACGGGTCGACGGCCAGCTAACCTTTAACAGTCTGCGCCAACGCATTGACGCAGCGAGGCTCGGCTTCGGCATCGCCTTTGTCCCGCAAGACAGCGTCACCGATGAGCTAGCCGACGGCCGTTTGGTCCAGGTGCTCGACGAATGGTGCCCACGGTTCCCCGGCTATCACCTCTATTATCCCAGCCGCAGGCAGCACACCACCGCCTTTGCGCTGTTTGTCGAGGCACTGCGCTACCCACGGCAAGCCTGA
- a CDS encoding Predicted mannose-6-phosphate isomerase, which produces MKIQRNGSQPSRPGPEDYFTGKVRIDAPFAGSEPARVGGATVTFEPGARTAWHTHPLGQTLIVTQGRGWIQVWGEEIQEMNQGDIVWIPEDVKHWHGATPETAMTHIAIAESLNGSPVDWLEQVSDAQYQK; this is translated from the coding sequence ATGAAAATTCAACGCAACGGTTCCCAACCCTCCCGTCCGGGTCCAGAAGACTATTTTACCGGTAAGGTGCGGATCGATGCGCCGTTTGCCGGCAGTGAGCCGGCCCGCGTAGGCGGTGCTACTGTGACCTTCGAGCCAGGTGCGCGCACAGCCTGGCACACCCATCCGCTCGGCCAGACGTTGATCGTCACCCAGGGGCGCGGTTGGATCCAGGTGTGGGGCGAGGAGATCCAGGAAATGAACCAGGGCGATATCGTCTGGATCCCGGAAGACGTCAAACACTGGCACGGCGCGACGCCGGAGACGGCCATGACCCACATTGCCATCGCCGAATCATTAAACGGCAGCCCGGTGGATTGGCTGGAGCAGGTCAGCGACGCGCAGTACCAAAAATAA
- the ble gene encoding Phleomycin resistance protein — protein sequence MEFSAAIPILRIFSVEKAREFYLDFLGFTLDWEHRFSEDLPLYMQITRSGLTLHLSEHHGDSTPGSALFIPTQDIDALHAELSARQYRYARPGVETVDWGKELNIADPFGNRLRFCQQIGNA from the coding sequence ATGGAATTCTCCGCCGCTATCCCCATTCTTCGCATCTTCTCGGTTGAAAAGGCCAGGGAATTTTATCTGGATTTTCTCGGTTTCACGCTCGATTGGGAGCACCGTTTCAGTGAAGACCTGCCGCTGTATATGCAGATCACCCGCTCCGGCCTGACGCTTCACCTCAGCGAACACCACGGTGACAGCACGCCGGGTTCCGCCCTATTCATTCCCACCCAGGATATCGACGCACTGCACGCCGAGCTTTCGGCCAGGCAGTATCGCTATGCCAGGCCGGGGGTTGAAACTGTCGACTGGGGAAAAGAGCTGAACATCGCCGATCCCTTCGGCAATCGGCTGCGGTTTTGCCAGCAGATCGGCAATGCGTGA
- the gabD_2 gene encoding Succinate-semialdehyde dehydrogenase [NADP(+)] GabD, with product MSNHFSATLKDPALFREANYIDGQWLPIKGDQSIKIHNPATGERVGQVPAFGARETALAIAAAKKAQPAWRALTAKERAGKLRRLFELMMENQDDLALIMTAEQGKPLAESRGEIAYAASFIEWFAEEGKRVYGDTIPQPQAGRRIIVQKEPIGVFAAITPWNFPAAMITRKAGPGWAAGCTGVIRPASQTPFSALAIAVLAERAGLPAGVCNVITGPSQAIGAELTANPDVRKLSFTGSTEVGAQLLAQCAPTIKKTSMELGGNAPFIVFDDADLDAAVTGAVASKYRNAGQTCVCTNRFLVQDGIYDAFAEKLKAAVEKLKVGNGLDDGVTIGPLINPAAVEKVNEHIADAVQLGARVLLGGKPHALGNNFFTPTILTEVPRQAKIFHEETFGPVAPLIRFNSEAEAIELANDTPFGLASYFYSRDIGRVMRVAEALEYGIVGINEGLISTEVAPFGGVKNSGLGREGSKYGIEDYLEIKYLCLGGLGN from the coding sequence ATGAGCAATCACTTCTCTGCCACCCTCAAAGATCCTGCGCTGTTCCGCGAGGCCAACTATATCGATGGGCAATGGCTGCCGATCAAAGGCGACCAGAGCATCAAGATCCACAATCCTGCCACCGGCGAACGGGTCGGTCAGGTGCCGGCGTTCGGCGCCAGGGAAACCGCATTGGCGATCGCTGCCGCGAAAAAGGCCCAGCCGGCCTGGCGCGCATTGACCGCCAAAGAACGTGCCGGCAAACTGCGCCGCCTGTTCGAGTTGATGATGGAGAATCAGGACGATTTGGCGCTGATCATGACCGCAGAACAGGGCAAGCCGCTGGCTGAAAGCCGGGGTGAGATTGCCTACGCGGCGTCCTTTATCGAGTGGTTTGCCGAAGAAGGCAAACGCGTCTACGGCGACACCATTCCGCAGCCCCAGGCAGGGCGCCGCATTATCGTGCAGAAAGAGCCGATTGGGGTCTTCGCGGCCATTACGCCGTGGAATTTCCCGGCGGCGATGATCACCCGTAAAGCAGGCCCCGGCTGGGCTGCGGGCTGTACCGGGGTGATCCGCCCCGCCAGCCAAACTCCCTTCTCTGCACTGGCCATCGCCGTGCTGGCCGAGCGTGCGGGCTTACCGGCCGGCGTCTGCAACGTTATCACCGGCCCGAGCCAGGCCATAGGGGCGGAATTGACCGCCAACCCGGACGTACGCAAGCTCTCCTTCACCGGCAGCACCGAGGTCGGTGCGCAACTGCTGGCACAGTGTGCCCCGACCATCAAAAAGACCAGTATGGAGCTGGGCGGCAACGCGCCGTTTATCGTGTTTGACGATGCCGATCTGGACGCCGCTGTGACAGGCGCAGTCGCTTCCAAATACCGCAATGCCGGCCAGACCTGCGTGTGTACCAACCGTTTTCTGGTTCAGGACGGCATCTACGACGCTTTCGCCGAAAAACTGAAGGCGGCGGTAGAAAAGCTTAAGGTCGGCAACGGCCTGGACGACGGAGTGACTATCGGCCCGTTAATTAACCCGGCCGCCGTGGAAAAGGTCAACGAGCATATCGCCGACGCGGTGCAGTTGGGTGCCAGGGTTCTGCTGGGAGGCAAACCCCATGCGCTGGGCAATAATTTCTTTACGCCGACCATTCTGACCGAGGTGCCACGACAGGCCAAAATCTTCCATGAAGAGACCTTTGGCCCGGTAGCACCGCTGATCCGTTTCAATAGCGAAGCCGAAGCCATTGAGCTGGCCAATGACACGCCGTTTGGCCTGGCCTCGTACTTCTACAGCCGGGATATTGGCCGGGTCATGCGCGTCGCCGAGGCGCTGGAATACGGCATCGTCGGCATTAATGAAGGGCTGATTTCCACCGAAGTCGCCCCCTTCGGCGGGGTTAAAAACTCCGGGCTGGGCCGTGAGGGGTCAAAATACGGTATCGAGGATTATCTTGAGATTAAGTACCTGTGCCTCGGTGGGCTGGGGAACTAA
- a CDS encoding glycogen synthesis protein GlgS has protein sequence MMKSVDRHLYGGGEMDFLASSIALMEWQGREVDAGKVAGNMSESQSRLFFERLSYFRQLYQTSSVEHSV, from the coding sequence ATGATGAAATCAGTGGACAGACATCTTTATGGCGGCGGAGAAATGGACTTTTTGGCTTCCAGTATTGCATTGATGGAGTGGCAGGGGCGAGAGGTGGACGCCGGCAAAGTGGCCGGCAATATGTCGGAGTCGCAAAGCCGCTTGTTCTTTGAACGCCTGAGCTATTTCCGCCAGCTTTATCAGACTTCGAGCGTGGAACACAGCGTATAA
- a CDS encoding pyridoxamine 5'-phosphate oxidase, FMN-binding family: MIPQMFHPDELRAQTLAGFDQVGGGIFPNMPDQHRKFFEALPYLFVATLDEQGWPVATLFSGPPGFLRTPDSTHLRISTPRRSDDPAQAALQSGQPIGALGLDFSNRRRNRVNGVIGRTDKNRLEIEVRQSFGNCPQYIQRRELYPAPANPAPIEYLTRLDAAAQALIRNADTCFVASAAHTTLAQGGVDISHRGGKPGFIYLEGSALWIPDFRGNRYMNTLGNLLAQPRAALLFIDFERGDVLHLQGETQILWQAEMGQGVAGAERYWRFDIQNAWRFSQALPWRGRNLEFSPATLNTGVWSV; the protein is encoded by the coding sequence ATGATCCCGCAGATGTTCCACCCCGATGAACTACGTGCCCAGACCCTGGCCGGATTTGACCAGGTGGGCGGCGGTATTTTCCCCAATATGCCCGACCAGCATCGTAAGTTTTTCGAGGCACTGCCTTACCTGTTTGTCGCCACGCTGGACGAGCAGGGTTGGCCGGTGGCTACGCTGTTTAGTGGCCCACCCGGTTTTTTACGCACGCCGGACAGCACCCACCTGCGCATCAGTACCCCACGCCGCAGCGACGATCCGGCGCAGGCGGCACTGCAATCCGGCCAGCCGATAGGTGCCCTGGGGCTGGATTTTAGCAACCGACGCCGTAACCGCGTCAACGGTGTGATCGGACGTACCGACAAAAACCGCCTTGAGATCGAAGTCAGGCAAAGCTTCGGCAACTGTCCGCAGTATATTCAGCGGCGCGAGCTGTATCCGGCCCCTGCCAACCCCGCGCCAATTGAATATCTCACTCGGCTTGACGCAGCGGCACAGGCGTTGATTCGCAACGCGGATACCTGTTTCGTGGCCAGTGCTGCCCATACCACGCTGGCGCAAGGTGGCGTGGATATTTCGCACCGGGGCGGAAAGCCGGGGTTTATCTATCTGGAGGGAAGCGCTCTGTGGATACCGGATTTTCGTGGCAATCGCTATATGAATACCCTGGGTAATCTGTTGGCGCAGCCGCGAGCGGCGTTGCTGTTTATCGATTTTGAACGCGGGGATGTTTTACATTTGCAGGGGGAAACGCAGATCCTCTGGCAAGCAGAGATGGGCCAAGGGGTGGCTGGTGCGGAACGCTACTGGCGTTTCGATATACAGAATGCTTGGCGTTTTTCGCAAGCGCTACCGTGGCGCGGCCGCAATCTTGAGTTCTCCCCGGCAACGCTGAACACCGGGGTATGGTCAGTATAA
- the gstB_2 gene encoding Glutathione S-transferase GstB, with translation MQKLKLYGTPLSGHVHRVELLLRMLELPYEFIEAPAAVRQSEAFLRLNPFGQIPVLLDGDLALADSNAILVYLAKRYAPDSHWLPEAPALAAQVQEWLSKAAGEVRYGPASARLIAQFGVPEDYQAAQAVSARFLPQMEQHLTQRQFLATEQATIGDLACYSYVAVAPEGGISLAPYPAIQRWVTRIAALPGFFAMPSLPSPVER, from the coding sequence ATGCAAAAGCTAAAACTGTACGGTACCCCGCTTTCCGGCCACGTCCACCGCGTGGAGTTGCTGTTGCGGATGCTCGAACTGCCGTATGAATTTATCGAAGCCCCCGCGGCGGTGCGCCAAAGCGAAGCCTTTCTGCGCCTGAACCCTTTCGGCCAGATCCCGGTGTTGCTCGATGGCGATTTGGCGCTGGCCGACAGCAACGCCATTCTGGTGTATCTGGCCAAACGCTATGCGCCGGACAGCCACTGGTTGCCAGAGGCGCCAGCGCTGGCCGCACAGGTGCAGGAATGGTTGTCCAAAGCGGCGGGAGAGGTCCGCTATGGGCCGGCTTCCGCTCGTTTGATCGCCCAGTTTGGGGTGCCAGAAGATTATCAGGCCGCGCAGGCCGTCAGCGCACGCTTCCTGCCACAGATGGAGCAGCATCTGACCCAACGTCAATTCCTGGCGACGGAACAGGCCACCATTGGCGATCTGGCCTGCTACAGCTATGTGGCCGTAGCGCCGGAAGGTGGTATTTCGCTGGCCCCTTACCCGGCAATTCAACGCTGGGTAACGCGCATTGCCGCATTGCCCGGCTTCTTCGCCATGCCGTCGCTGCCGTCCCCCGTCGAGAGGTAA
- the dmlR_31 gene encoding D-malate degradation protein R, with translation MDRLDELAIFVAVIQHGSLAAAGRKLRRSAPAVTRAIASLEQRFGARLVERTTRRLAPTEAGLRLAERAHLLLHEYQAAVLDTADTQLSGLLRITSPVQFGRKHVAPVVMAFLDLYPQMQIEMVLNDRNLDLIDEGLDVAVRIGHLQDSSRVARRLGQVSRVTVASPAYLALRGEPLEPAQLVDHDTIVGTQRASLREWRFGPQENGDRVRLTPRLLLNEVETQLLAARAGKGIARLLSYQVADDLAVGTLVRLLPAFEPLPMPVQLVAQNSQRMPLKVRTFWDYAWQELSQLAQIQPPLK, from the coding sequence ATGGATCGGTTGGACGAACTGGCGATTTTTGTAGCGGTGATCCAGCACGGCAGCCTGGCCGCCGCCGGTCGCAAACTGCGACGTTCCGCCCCGGCAGTGACCCGGGCCATCGCCTCGCTGGAGCAGCGTTTTGGCGCCCGGCTGGTTGAACGCACTACACGGCGGCTGGCCCCGACCGAAGCCGGGCTGCGGCTGGCGGAGCGCGCGCATTTACTGCTGCATGAATACCAGGCGGCGGTACTGGATACGGCGGATACCCAGCTCAGCGGCCTGCTGCGCATTACCTCGCCGGTGCAGTTCGGGCGCAAGCACGTGGCACCGGTGGTCATGGCGTTTCTCGATCTTTATCCGCAGATGCAAATTGAAATGGTGCTCAACGATCGCAACCTGGATTTGATCGACGAGGGGCTGGACGTGGCGGTGCGCATCGGCCATTTGCAGGACTCTTCCCGCGTGGCGCGTCGGTTGGGGCAGGTATCCCGGGTGACGGTCGCCAGTCCGGCCTATCTGGCGCTACGCGGCGAGCCATTGGAACCGGCGCAGTTGGTCGATCATGACACCATCGTCGGCACCCAGCGGGCGTCGCTGCGCGAATGGCGGTTTGGCCCACAGGAAAACGGTGACAGGGTAAGGCTGACGCCGCGCTTGCTGCTCAACGAAGTCGAAACCCAGTTGCTGGCGGCGCGAGCCGGCAAGGGCATCGCCCGGTTGCTGTCGTATCAGGTGGCGGACGATCTGGCAGTGGGGACGCTGGTGCGTTTGCTGCCGGCGTTTGAACCCTTGCCGATGCCGGTGCAGCTGGTGGCGCAAAATAGCCAACGCATGCCGCTAAAGGTACGGACCTTCTGGGATTATGCCTGGCAGGAATTAAGTCAATTGGCGCAAATTCAGCCGCCGTTAAAATAG
- a CDS encoding alpha/beta hydrolase fold: MKLLAGSYDNGSTVDNEDEILTSFQTRSQAVYQQVRSERNIAYGDSPREVFDWLYSDKPHQGTLIFIHGGYWQFCSRDDFAFIATVPLALGFDVVLLEYTLAPQASLDDICRQTGVALNAIQQRLAPNKLAPVYLCGHSAGGHLASFWQHHPMVDAVLPISGIFELEPLLTTYVNRQLQLTRQQIARLSPARNIPERIKPMTLFYGAAELAELIGQSRHYYAALQEKQLPVRLVAVDGANHYNVLDSLFARDGALISQLTTTGK, translated from the coding sequence ATGAAACTTTTAGCGGGCAGTTACGATAACGGTTCGACGGTGGACAACGAGGATGAAATTCTGACCTCATTCCAAACTCGCAGTCAGGCGGTTTATCAGCAAGTCCGCAGCGAACGTAATATTGCCTATGGGGATTCACCCCGGGAAGTTTTCGACTGGTTATATTCTGACAAACCGCATCAGGGAACATTAATATTTATTCACGGAGGATATTGGCAATTTTGTTCCAGGGACGACTTTGCCTTTATTGCCACAGTGCCATTGGCGTTGGGTTTTGACGTGGTGCTGCTGGAATATACGCTGGCACCACAGGCCTCGCTTGACGATATTTGTCGGCAAACCGGTGTGGCGCTGAACGCGATTCAACAACGCTTGGCGCCAAATAAACTCGCGCCGGTTTACCTGTGCGGCCATTCCGCCGGGGGGCATCTGGCCAGTTTCTGGCAGCATCATCCTATGGTCGACGCGGTGTTACCGATCAGCGGTATTTTCGAGCTGGAACCTCTGTTAACCACTTACGTTAACCGGCAGTTGCAGTTGACCCGGCAGCAAATTGCCCGCTTAAGCCCGGCGCGCAATATACCCGAACGCATCAAACCGATGACGCTGTTTTACGGCGCTGCCGAATTAGCGGAACTGATTGGCCAGTCGCGGCATTATTATGCTGCGCTGCAAGAAAAACAGCTGCCCGTCCGCCTGGTTGCGGTCGACGGCGCCAATCATTACAACGTGCTGGATTCACTGTTCGCCAGGGATGGGGCGTTGATCAGCCAGTTAACCACTACGGGGAAATAA
- the tdcF gene encoding Putative reactive intermediate deaminase TdcF, with the protein MRTIIDTGLPEIGQPFSWATKGGGMLFTAHGPVRPDGSIETGEPEKQITLTFDNLARTLKAADSHSDNVLQVIVYLTDVNDVKLLDEIYKQYFNYPYPNRSTVIVDKLVVPGMKIEITVTATA; encoded by the coding sequence ATGCGTACCATTATCGATACCGGCTTGCCGGAAATTGGCCAACCCTTTTCCTGGGCGACTAAAGGCGGCGGCATGCTGTTCACCGCCCATGGCCCGGTCAGGCCCGACGGCAGCATTGAAACCGGTGAGCCGGAAAAACAAATTACTCTGACCTTTGATAATTTGGCCCGGACGTTAAAGGCGGCAGATAGCCACAGCGATAATGTTCTGCAGGTAATTGTTTATCTCACCGATGTGAACGACGTTAAATTACTTGATGAAATTTATAAGCAATATTTTAATTATCCTTACCCTAATCGTTCAACGGTAATTGTTGACAAGCTGGTGGTGCCAGGCATGAAAATAGAAATAACCGTCACTGCTACCGCCTGA
- the tyrB_2 gene encoding Tyrosine aminotransferase, translating into MFNHIGRSAADPIMSLMEAYLRDENTQKVNLGIGLYYDQQGRIPLMQAVEAAELQLLEQRRPHGYPPIEGSALFAQQVQTLLFGEAASASISTVQTVGGSGALKLAADFIHHYLSRHDIWVSDPTWANHWAIFEGAGLKVHTYPYFDEANGGLRFDAMLDTLDSLPEGSVVLLHPCCHNPTGTDLSPAQWRATLEVVQRRRLLPLFDIAYQGFGDGLDEDCFALREALKTDLEFFGRQFVFEKRRAVWPAAGWAFGPLRQPGECEQRQGCVENLDPPQLFLPADSRQPDCGNAVGGCQLAPAVGKRTGRHASTYQTDASNPG; encoded by the coding sequence ATGTTTAATCACATTGGCCGTTCGGCGGCCGATCCTATTATGTCGTTGATGGAAGCTTATTTACGGGATGAAAATACGCAGAAAGTTAATCTGGGTATTGGTCTTTATTACGATCAGCAAGGGCGGATCCCGCTGATGCAGGCGGTTGAGGCCGCCGAGCTGCAGTTGCTCGAACAGCGTCGCCCGCATGGATATCCGCCGATAGAAGGCTCGGCACTCTTTGCCCAGCAGGTGCAGACCTTGTTGTTCGGCGAAGCGGCATCAGCGTCGATTAGCACGGTGCAAACCGTTGGCGGTTCAGGCGCTCTGAAGCTGGCGGCGGATTTTATCCATCACTACCTGTCCCGCCATGATATCTGGGTGTCAGATCCTACCTGGGCCAACCATTGGGCGATCTTCGAGGGCGCCGGGCTGAAGGTACATACCTATCCGTATTTCGATGAGGCCAACGGCGGCCTGCGTTTTGACGCCATGCTCGATACGTTGGACAGCCTGCCGGAAGGCAGCGTGGTGCTGTTGCATCCTTGCTGTCATAACCCGACCGGTACCGATCTCAGCCCGGCGCAGTGGCGTGCCACGCTTGAGGTGGTGCAGCGCCGCCGCCTGCTGCCGTTGTTCGATATTGCCTATCAGGGCTTTGGCGATGGTCTGGACGAGGATTGTTTCGCGCTGCGTGAGGCATTGAAAACCGACCTGGAATTTTTTGGTCGCCAATTCGTTTTCGAAAAACGTCGCGCTGTATGGCCAGCGGCTGGGTGGGCTTTCGGTCCGTTGCGCCAGCCAGGAGAGTGCGAACAACGTCAAGGGTGCGTTGAAAACCTTGATCCGCCGCAGCTATTCCTGCCCGCCGACTCACGGCAGCCAGATTGTGGAAACGCTGTTGGCGGATGCCAACTTGCGCCAGCAGTGGGAAAGCGAACTGGCCGGCATGCGTCAACGTATCAAACAGATGCGTCAAACCCTGGCTAA
- the yifK_2 gene encoding Probable transport protein YifK, producing MKQMKGFEEIARRQGGLKKQLTAGQMTMLAIGGAIGTGLFLGSAYAIQMAGPSVLLSYFIGGVVALLLMGCLAEMTSEHPTPGSFGDYAEFYISPLFGFLVRYSYWSCVVLAVGTEVTAIGMYMQFWFPTTPIWPWVLLFSAAVIVINVIGVKSFGQVEYALSTIKVVAIAAFIAIGIGILVFSANPAYGIHNFTANGGFFPFGVKGMWFAVIVSIFSYLSIEMIAVAAGEAKNPVIAVKTAFKGTILRLFIFYMLSIALMLAIVPWRQSGTGESPFLMAMNVIHLPAAAGIFNFIVLVAALSAMNSQLYITTRMMFSLSRAGQAPAALGRVSKRGIPVNALAMSCIGIVVSIVLSLVYPEKSFAAMMSISVYGACFTWLMIFVTHLFFRRQHRQTHLKFRMWGFPYTTLAGAGLMTALLISTAFTEFFKMTLWFGIPFTLLLVAIYFFYSRHQPLPTAMETPELE from the coding sequence ATGAAACAGATGAAAGGTTTTGAAGAAATTGCGCGGCGGCAGGGCGGGTTGAAGAAACAGCTCACCGCCGGGCAGATGACCATGCTGGCGATAGGTGGGGCGATCGGCACCGGGCTGTTTCTTGGCAGTGCCTATGCCATTCAGATGGCCGGCCCCAGCGTCCTGTTGAGCTATTTTATCGGCGGCGTGGTGGCGTTGTTGCTGATGGGCTGCCTGGCGGAGATGACCTCTGAACACCCGACGCCGGGCTCTTTTGGTGACTATGCCGAGTTTTACATCAGTCCGCTGTTCGGTTTTCTGGTGCGTTATTCCTACTGGTCCTGCGTAGTGTTGGCGGTGGGCACCGAGGTTACCGCCATCGGTATGTATATGCAGTTCTGGTTCCCGACCACGCCGATTTGGCCCTGGGTGCTGCTGTTTTCTGCGGCAGTCATCGTCATCAATGTGATTGGCGTCAAGTCCTTCGGCCAGGTGGAGTATGCGCTGTCGACCATCAAGGTGGTGGCCATCGCGGCCTTTATCGCCATTGGCATCGGCATTTTGGTGTTTTCCGCTAACCCGGCCTACGGCATACACAACTTTACCGCCAATGGCGGCTTCTTCCCGTTTGGTGTCAAGGGCATGTGGTTCGCGGTGATCGTGTCGATTTTCAGCTACCTGAGCATTGAGATGATCGCAGTAGCCGCCGGTGAAGCCAAAAACCCGGTGATCGCGGTGAAAACTGCCTTCAAGGGTACCATCTTGCGGCTGTTTATTTTTTATATGCTGTCGATTGCGCTGATGCTGGCGATCGTTCCCTGGCGGCAGTCCGGCACCGGTGAAAGCCCGTTCCTGATGGCGATGAACGTGATCCACTTGCCTGCCGCCGCCGGTATCTTCAACTTTATCGTGCTGGTGGCCGCGCTGTCGGCGATGAACAGCCAGTTGTATATCACCACCCGCATGATGTTCTCACTGTCGCGTGCCGGTCAGGCACCGGCGGCGCTGGGCCGGGTCAGCAAACGCGGCATTCCGGTGAACGCGCTGGCGATGTCGTGCATTGGCATTGTGGTGTCGATCGTGCTGAGCCTGGTTTATCCGGAGAAATCCTTTGCCGCCATGATGTCTATTTCGGTGTACGGCGCTTGCTTTACCTGGCTGATGATTTTTGTCACTCACCTGTTTTTCCGTCGCCAGCATCGCCAAACTCACCTGAAATTTCGCATGTGGGGCTTCCCCTATACCACGCTGGCCGGTGCCGGTTTGATGACCGCACTGTTGATCTCAACGGCGTTCACCGAGTTTTTCAAGATGACGCTGTGGTTCGGCATCCCGTTCACTCTGCTGCTGGTGGCGATCTATTTCTTCTATAGCCGCCATCAGCCGCTGCCCACCGCGATGGAAACGCCGGAGTTAGAGTAA
- a CDS encoding carboxylate/amino acid/amine transporter, whose amino-acid sequence MSSETEKIQIVGRSDNSAQGWVSGFLGMLIFSGSLPATRLAVQEFDPLFLTALRAVLAAILALSALGVMRQRWPQRQDFVPLVMVAIGVVIGFPLLTALALQHTTSAHALVYIGLLPLATACFGVLRGGERPKTAFWLFSVLGSLLVGAFALSQGAGASWAGDLLMVAAVLLCGLGYAEGAMLTRRLGGWQVISWALVVALPLTAGVAVWAAPASWPQVSVGAWLSLGYISLFSMWIGFIFWYRGLALGGIAAVGQLQLLQPFFGLALAAWVLHESIQSSMIAVMAGVLVCVYGAKRFSR is encoded by the coding sequence ATGAGCAGTGAGACAGAAAAAATTCAGATTGTCGGCCGAAGCGATAATTCGGCCCAGGGATGGGTTAGTGGCTTTCTGGGGATGTTGATTTTTAGCGGTTCTTTGCCCGCCACCCGCCTGGCGGTGCAAGAGTTTGATCCCCTTTTCCTGACCGCGTTGCGGGCGGTGCTGGCAGCCATATTGGCGCTGAGCGCGCTGGGGGTCATGCGTCAACGTTGGCCGCAGCGTCAGGACTTTGTGCCGCTGGTGATGGTTGCGATCGGGGTAGTGATCGGTTTCCCGTTGCTGACGGCATTGGCCTTGCAGCACACCACCTCGGCGCATGCGCTGGTGTATATCGGGCTATTGCCGCTGGCGACCGCCTGTTTTGGCGTACTGCGCGGGGGAGAACGCCCGAAAACCGCTTTCTGGCTGTTCTCGGTGTTGGGTAGCCTGTTGGTGGGGGCTTTTGCACTAAGCCAGGGGGCGGGCGCTTCCTGGGCCGGTGACCTGCTGATGGTGGCTGCGGTATTGCTCTGCGGCCTGGGCTACGCGGAGGGCGCGATGCTGACGCGCAGGCTTGGTGGCTGGCAGGTGATTTCCTGGGCGCTGGTGGTGGCCTTGCCACTGACGGCAGGGGTTGCCGTTTGGGCCGCACCAGCGAGTTGGCCGCAGGTCAGCGTCGGTGCGTGGCTTTCTCTGGGCTATATTTCGCTGTTCAGCATGTGGATTGGTTTTATCTTCTGGTATCGCGGTTTGGCGCTGGGCGGCATTGCTGCCGTGGGGCAGTTGCAACTGCTGCAGCCGTTCTTTGGTCTGGCGCTGGCCGCATGGGTGCTGCATGAAAGCATCCAGTCTTCGATGATTGCGGTCATGGCCGGGGTATTGGTTTGCGTGTACGGCGCGAAGCGGTTTTCGCGCTGA